The following are from one region of the Candidatus Eisenbacteria bacterium genome:
- a CDS encoding sigma-54-dependent Fis family transcriptional regulator translates to MSQSSDPLHDKDPAVPDLPELDPLERLSRGLTQWERELLAQPRSPSRPRASTDLERVNHVLQASRQVSGTLDLNELLVRIVDSVVQIAGSDRGFLMLMREDGKLHFEIARSRDQSTLPPEEFQISWSVAEEAAHRRETVWVPDAVGSSLFQDRKSVRELSLRTVVALPILNAGRVLGVLYVDSHSIAHEFTPEDIAILEGFAAQVAVALENARLHEQLKDSKNRLEIENLNLRRALKEESRYGLLVGRSPKMLRVIELLERVIPSQVSVLIQGETGTGKELIARAIHLNGPRRDNNFIAVNCGALPENLLESELFGYRKGAFTGAAEDRVGLFEAADGGTLFLDEVGEMPGTLQVKLLRVLQDSQIRRVGDTVSRRVDFRLVTATNRDLKAEVDAGRFRQDLFYRLNVVPITLPPLRERGEDVLLLAQHFLEFFAKQQTKEIRGLTSESRELLLRHPWLGNVRELENAMARAVALSDNGAMIEPALFGLGPPVTRRWDGQHTLRETLDAVEAETIREALRQCDSNVSRAARALGVSRQHLHNRMNAHGIRRSRILSESAG, encoded by the coding sequence ATGTCGCAGTCCTCAGATCCTCTCCACGATAAGGATCCGGCGGTGCCGGATCTGCCGGAGTTGGATCCACTGGAGCGGTTGAGCCGAGGGCTCACCCAGTGGGAGCGGGAGCTCCTCGCGCAGCCCCGCTCGCCCTCGCGCCCTCGCGCTTCCACCGATCTCGAGCGCGTCAACCACGTCCTCCAGGCCAGCCGTCAAGTCAGCGGAACGCTCGATCTCAACGAGCTTCTGGTCCGCATCGTCGATTCTGTCGTCCAGATCGCCGGCTCCGATCGCGGTTTTCTCATGCTCATGCGCGAGGACGGGAAACTCCACTTCGAGATCGCGCGCAGCCGCGACCAATCGACGCTCCCTCCCGAGGAATTCCAGATCTCGTGGAGCGTCGCCGAGGAAGCAGCGCATCGCCGGGAGACCGTCTGGGTCCCGGATGCCGTCGGCTCGTCCCTCTTCCAGGATCGGAAGAGCGTCCGCGAGCTCTCGCTCCGCACCGTCGTCGCGCTGCCGATCCTGAACGCGGGCCGGGTCCTGGGCGTTCTCTACGTCGACTCGCATTCGATCGCGCACGAATTCACGCCGGAAGACATCGCGATCCTCGAGGGCTTCGCGGCCCAGGTTGCGGTCGCCCTGGAGAACGCGCGCCTTCACGAGCAGCTGAAGGACTCGAAGAACCGGCTGGAGATCGAGAATCTCAACCTGCGCCGGGCGCTGAAAGAGGAGTCGCGGTACGGGCTCCTGGTGGGTCGAAGCCCCAAGATGCTCCGGGTGATCGAGCTCCTGGAACGGGTCATCCCGTCCCAGGTGTCGGTTCTGATTCAAGGAGAGACCGGGACGGGGAAGGAGCTCATCGCTCGGGCGATTCACTTGAACGGCCCGAGGCGGGACAACAACTTCATCGCGGTCAATTGCGGCGCGCTTCCCGAGAATCTTCTCGAGAGCGAGCTCTTCGGATATCGGAAGGGCGCGTTCACGGGCGCGGCCGAGGATCGGGTGGGCCTCTTCGAGGCGGCCGACGGCGGGACGCTCTTCCTGGACGAGGTGGGGGAGATGCCCGGCACGCTCCAGGTCAAGCTCCTCAGGGTGCTCCAGGACTCTCAAATCCGCCGCGTGGGCGACACGGTTTCCCGCCGCGTCGATTTCCGCCTGGTGACGGCGACGAACCGCGATCTCAAAGCGGAGGTGGACGCGGGGCGTTTCCGCCAGGACCTCTTCTACCGGCTCAACGTCGTTCCGATCACGCTGCCCCCGCTCCGCGAGCGGGGCGAGGACGTGCTTCTCCTCGCGCAGCACTTCCTCGAGTTCTTCGCCAAGCAGCAGACCAAGGAGATCCGGGGCCTCACGTCGGAATCCCGCGAATTGCTCCTGCGCCATCCCTGGCTGGGCAACGTCCGCGAGCTGGAGAACGCGATGGCCCGGGCCGTCGCGCTCTCCGACAACGGCGCGATGATCGAGCCCGCGCTCTTCGGGCTGGGCCCGCCGGTCACCCGGCGCTGGGATGGACAGCACACCCTTCGCGAGACGCTCGACGCCGTCGAGGCGGAGACGATCCGTGAGGCGCTGCGCCAATGCGACTCCAATGTCTCGCGGGCGGCCCGCGCGCTCGGGGTCAGCCGGCAGCACCTCCACAATCGGATGAACGCGCACGGCATCCGCCGCTCCCGAATCCTGAGCGAGTCAGCCGGATAG
- a CDS encoding class I SAM-dependent methyltransferase, whose amino-acid sequence MRLQCLAGGPRARGQPAAPPQSDERARHPPLPNPERVSRIVSDVAARRLASLREILMQSDADLRAQFPEYFLTYYSYLRIIRNPARIEHIFQKCREMFHYMECDGKDVLDLGAGFGLEALLVAIYGARRVVATEIDRDMVAVGTYLAEKVDPPATNLESRFGDGIGMEFPAGSFDGVMANCVISHVRDLEGFLREAHRLLRPGGLFFLSDENNSLYLPARPRRRRGWKRMEHEPDGPYFEARRALIGEHFPNLSSNQLLEATRRTRGLVGSEIQAGVRELLETGRVAREPAFRYRDPRDGQYPERELNPFWMMRKFREAGLEPEILPAFLSRGIEVHPRQWIKDFLRFFCSRWPALSVYVWPIMRLRGRKPR is encoded by the coding sequence ATGCGACTCCAATGTCTCGCGGGCGGCCCGCGCGCTCGGGGTCAGCCGGCAGCACCTCCACAATCGGATGAACGCGCACGGCATCCGCCGCTCCCGAATCCTGAGCGAGTCAGCCGGATAGTGTCCGACGTCGCCGCGCGGCGACTGGCGTCGCTTCGCGAAATTCTCATGCAGAGCGACGCGGACCTCCGCGCGCAATTCCCCGAATATTTCCTCACGTATTACTCCTATCTCCGCATCATTCGGAATCCGGCGAGGATCGAGCACATCTTCCAGAAGTGCCGGGAGATGTTCCATTACATGGAATGCGACGGGAAGGACGTCCTCGATCTGGGCGCGGGATTCGGCCTCGAGGCGCTGCTCGTGGCGATCTACGGCGCGCGGCGCGTCGTCGCGACCGAGATCGATCGCGACATGGTCGCGGTCGGGACGTACCTGGCCGAGAAGGTGGACCCCCCGGCCACGAATCTCGAGTCGCGCTTCGGCGACGGAATCGGGATGGAATTTCCCGCCGGCTCGTTCGACGGCGTGATGGCGAACTGCGTCATCTCTCACGTGCGCGACCTGGAGGGATTCCTCCGGGAAGCGCACCGCCTACTCCGGCCGGGCGGCCTCTTCTTCCTGAGCGACGAGAACAACTCCCTCTATCTCCCGGCGCGCCCGCGGAGGCGACGCGGGTGGAAGCGGATGGAGCACGAGCCCGACGGCCCCTACTTCGAGGCCCGGCGCGCGCTGATCGGCGAGCACTTTCCGAACCTCTCCTCAAACCAGCTTCTCGAGGCGACCCGGCGGACGCGCGGCCTCGTGGGGTCGGAGATCCAGGCGGGAGTCCGGGAACTCCTCGAGACGGGGCGCGTGGCGCGCGAGCCCGCGTTCCGCTACCGGGACCCTCGGGACGGCCAGTACCCGGAGCGGGAGCTGAACCCGTTCTGGATGATGCGCAAGTTCCGCGAGGCGGGCCTCGAGCCGGAGATCCTCCCGGCCTTCCTCTCGCGCGGAATCGAGGTCCACCCGAGGCAATGGATCAAGGACTTCCTCCGGTTCTTCTGCTCGCGCTGGCCCGCTCTCTCGGTCTATGTGTGGCCGATCATGAGGCTTCGCGGGCGAAAACCTCGTTGA